A genomic region of Deinococcus humi contains the following coding sequences:
- a CDS encoding DUF3103 family protein: MSLSRTLPVTLTLSLLLAACGQQTTTVDSVVAAPSNQAPTSAQAQTNAALDTFARQLAVSLTEPGVRSLIAEQTALAFDGDTEALYTSLASQSTGTKTFAQALSSGLSAQSLNTLAAQVPKLNIAVRGGKWDHAGVTPWVAVSPEGGDEFAPVVAYDAQGRAHQLDSRKAPAMPVVVVGVNERVDDTGALLPESLPIPVQRTGNLTAQGCYSVKLVRVDLYDDKEPWTRGKAEIYVAVSGPGIGWRGHMRMITEPGDYLDAIQAFGCTDGDVRFYWYEADGGSENHAISVGPWSFGISNDSSDDFLGSTTMRKSLFEGTSVDATPLGDLKQYTH, translated from the coding sequence ATGTCGTTGTCCCGTACCCTGCCCGTCACCCTGACGCTCAGCCTTCTGCTCGCCGCCTGCGGTCAGCAGACCACGACTGTTGATTCCGTCGTGGCTGCCCCCAGCAACCAGGCCCCCACCAGTGCCCAGGCGCAGACGAACGCCGCACTGGACACGTTTGCACGCCAGCTCGCCGTGTCCCTCACGGAACCGGGCGTGCGTTCCCTGATCGCAGAGCAGACGGCCCTGGCGTTCGATGGGGACACCGAAGCCCTATACACCTCGCTGGCCTCACAGTCCACTGGCACCAAGACGTTCGCGCAGGCGCTGTCGTCCGGGCTGAGCGCGCAAAGCCTGAACACCCTGGCAGCACAGGTCCCGAAGTTGAACATCGCGGTGCGCGGCGGCAAGTGGGATCACGCGGGCGTGACTCCATGGGTGGCCGTCTCACCTGAAGGGGGCGATGAATTTGCTCCGGTGGTGGCGTACGACGCCCAGGGCCGGGCGCATCAGCTCGACAGCCGTAAGGCACCAGCGATGCCAGTGGTGGTGGTGGGCGTGAACGAGCGGGTGGACGACACGGGCGCGCTGTTGCCGGAGTCTCTCCCTATCCCGGTGCAAAGGACCGGCAACCTCACAGCCCAGGGCTGTTACTCGGTGAAACTGGTGCGGGTTGATCTCTACGACGATAAGGAACCCTGGACGAGAGGGAAGGCTGAAATCTATGTGGCCGTCAGTGGCCCAGGCATCGGGTGGCGCGGCCACATGCGGATGATCACCGAACCAGGGGATTACCTCGATGCCATTCAGGCGTTTGGCTGTACAGACGGTGACGTTCGCTTTTACTGGTATGAGGCCGACGGCGGCAGTGAGAACCATGCGATTTCGGTGGGTCCGTGGTCTTTTGGGATCAGCAACGATTCGAGCGATGATTTCCTGGGCAGTACCACGATGCGTAAATCCTTGTTCGAAGGCACGTCCGTTGATGCGACACCTCTTGGAGACCTGAAGCAGTACACCCACTGA
- a CDS encoding M23 family metallopeptidase: protein MTSFYPVLNTPTTAYTVQAKCGFMDPLYYASEGSVHPACDFNAVTGGDTDLGDPVHATDTGIVVNIGWDSYIGGMIEIEHGDGSISGYWHCRDIHVKRGEAVQGGDLIGQIGKGGPRSGMKAHLHFYVKRSGVSLPISYWPSTHYKDRRVCEAFVTEHYHHPEEWLKARGAKRRIEDLQALRGNPTRTLVNGQDVTGRIVQFPAQGITVDARTAKTEIYINGLVPGNIPALPLLN from the coding sequence ATGACCAGCTTCTACCCAGTCCTGAATACGCCCACCACCGCCTACACCGTGCAGGCAAAGTGCGGCTTCATGGACCCCCTGTACTACGCCTCCGAAGGCAGCGTCCATCCGGCCTGTGACTTCAACGCCGTTACGGGCGGCGACACCGATCTGGGTGACCCAGTTCACGCGACCGACACCGGCATCGTGGTCAACATCGGCTGGGACAGCTACATCGGCGGCATGATCGAAATCGAGCACGGCGACGGCTCGATCAGCGGCTACTGGCACTGCCGCGACATCCACGTAAAGCGCGGGGAGGCGGTTCAGGGCGGCGACCTGATCGGGCAGATCGGGAAGGGCGGGCCACGTAGCGGCATGAAGGCCCACCTGCACTTCTACGTCAAACGCTCAGGTGTGTCGTTGCCGATCAGTTACTGGCCGAGCACGCATTACAAGGACCGACGCGTCTGTGAAGCCTTTGTGACCGAGCACTACCACCACCCTGAAGAGTGGCTGAAAGCACGCGGGGCGAAGCGGCGAATCGAGGATCTGCAAGCGCTCCGCGGCAACCCTACCCGCACTCTCGTCAACGGTCAGGACGTCACTGGACGAATCGTCCAGTTTCCCGCCCAGGGCATCACGGTGGACGCCCGTACCGCCAAGACCGAGATCTACATCAACGGGCTGGTACCGGGCAACATCCCGGCATTGCCGCTCCTCAACTGA